A window from Gossypium raimondii isolate GPD5lz chromosome 7, ASM2569854v1, whole genome shotgun sequence encodes these proteins:
- the LOC105762691 gene encoding uncharacterized protein LOC105762691, producing MARSLGNRNRTDMKRRDEENTIRFTNLLEDAIESDLRELIAPFGQVSRVHVGIDRKTELCRGFGFLNFVKKEDAERAVLKLNGYGYDSLILRVE from the coding sequence ATGGCTAGGAGTTTAGGGAACAGAAACAGAACCGATATGAAACGCAGGGACGAGGAGAACACTATTCGGTTCACTAACCTGTTGGAGGATGCTATAGAATCCGATTTGCGTGAACTTATCGCACCGTTCGGTCAGGTGAGCCGGGTTCATGTGGGGATTGATAGGAAAACCGAGCTGTGTAGGGGATTTGGGTTCCTCAACTTTGTGAAGAAGGAAGATGCTGAAAGAGCGGTATTGAAGCTAAATGGTTATGGATATGATAGTCTCATATTGAGGGTTGAATAG